In Arthrobacter sp. SLBN-112, a genomic segment contains:
- a CDS encoding 2,3-butanediol dehydrogenase, translating to MKAARFHARKDIRIEDIPEPELRAGAVKIDVAWCGICGTDLHEYLEGPIFCPAPGHPHPLSHEESPVTLGHEFSGTVSEVGEGVTGLAKGDNVVVEPYFVDGTCDMCQAGSYHLCRQMGFIGLSGGGGGLSEKIVVDARWVHPIGDIPLDEAALIEPLSVAHHAVARSGVKAGDTALVGGSGPIGLLTAAVLKGMGVTTIISELTQARKEKATSSGVADHVLDPSKEDVPARVRELTGGTGADVAFECAGVNAVLDTMLDAVRPGAVVVNVSIWGAPATVDMQKLVLKEIDLRGTIAYVRDHPAVIKMVQEGKVDLKPFITGRIALEDLIEQGFDTLINHKDTAVKVLVHP from the coding sequence ATGAAGGCAGCACGATTCCACGCCCGCAAGGACATCCGCATCGAGGACATCCCCGAGCCCGAGCTCCGGGCAGGGGCGGTGAAGATCGACGTCGCGTGGTGCGGCATCTGCGGCACCGACCTGCACGAGTACCTGGAAGGGCCCATCTTCTGCCCGGCGCCCGGCCATCCGCACCCCCTCTCGCACGAGGAATCCCCGGTGACCCTGGGGCACGAATTCTCCGGGACTGTCTCCGAGGTCGGCGAAGGGGTGACGGGCCTGGCGAAGGGGGACAACGTCGTCGTCGAACCCTATTTTGTGGACGGGACCTGCGACATGTGCCAGGCGGGCAGCTACCACCTGTGCCGGCAGATGGGCTTCATCGGGCTGTCCGGCGGCGGGGGAGGGCTGAGCGAGAAGATCGTGGTGGACGCGCGGTGGGTGCACCCCATCGGGGACATTCCGCTGGATGAGGCGGCGCTGATCGAGCCGCTGTCCGTGGCGCACCACGCGGTGGCGCGCAGCGGCGTGAAGGCCGGCGACACCGCCCTGGTGGGCGGGTCCGGGCCGATCGGGCTGCTCACCGCCGCGGTCCTGAAGGGCATGGGGGTGACCACGATCATCAGCGAGCTCACCCAGGCGCGCAAGGAGAAGGCCACGTCCAGCGGCGTCGCGGACCATGTGCTGGACCCGAGCAAGGAGGACGTCCCGGCGCGGGTGCGGGAGCTCACCGGCGGGACCGGGGCCGACGTCGCGTTCGAATGCGCCGGCGTGAACGCGGTACTGGACACCATGCTCGACGCCGTCCGGCCCGGCGCCGTGGTGGTCAACGTGTCTATCTGGGGCGCGCCCGCCACCGTGGACATGCAGAAGCTGGTGCTCAAGGAGATCGACCTGCGCGGCACCATCGCCTACGTCCGCGACCACCCCGCCGTCATCAAGATGGTGCAGGAGGGCAAAGTGGACCTCAAGCCCTTCATCACCGGACGGATCGCGCTGGAGGACCTGATAGAGCAGGGCTTCGATACCCTGATCAACCACAAGGACACGGCCGTGAAGGTGCTGGTGCACCCGTAG